A stretch of DNA from Tribolium castaneum strain GA2 chromosome 7, icTriCast1.1, whole genome shotgun sequence:
ttgttgttagGGATTAGGGCATAGGTCATCAAGTTGGCGTGTTGAATAATCTGTAGCTTTAAAACGATTATTTTACGCTTCAgactgtaataaataaaaaaaaatattttttcgaaaattgtattttttgcaggAACATTTTACTTTTGAGCCGTTTGAGGCTCGCCCCCAGTCTTTACGCCACCTTTGAAAATGGTTTAGCGTACGAATACGTCCCTGGGTGCACTCTGAGCCCCACCATggcaaaaaacccaaaaattgcTCATCTGGTGGCCAGCCATATGGGCAAATTACACAAAGTCCAAGTCCCAGACATTTCCAATCCTCAGCCCCTCCTCTGGCCCAAAATCCGGAGTTTTCTCGACCTAGTACCTGAACAATTTAGTGATATTACCAAAAACGAGAGGtacaactgaaaaaaatttaacaacttTGATTCATTTATCAAGTTAAAGGTACCACAAAATCGGGGCACCCACAAAAATGCAACTCGAACaagaatttagttttttacaaagaaatttaaGCATGGAAAAGTGCCCGATCGTTTTTTGTCACAATGATTTACTCCTAGGCAATGTGATTTATAATTCGGAGAAGGATCAGGTCACCTTTATCGATTACGAATACGCCAACTATAATTATCAAGCGTTCGATATCGCTAAtcattttttggaatttgcGGGTGTGGAAAATGTCGATTATGGGAATTATCCAACGCgggaatttcaaattttttggctTGGTTGTTACTTGAATGAGTTTCAACCTGACGCTAGCCAATCACAGCTTGAATTATTGCTCAATCAAGTCGACAAGTTTACGCTCGCCAGTCATTTGTTTTGGGGCATTTGGGCGCTCATTCAAACTGAACATTCCGACATTGCGTTCGATTTTTTAGGGTGAGTTTTTTTATGGGGATTTTTTGCACTAGCATGTTGGTTGCAGGTATGCCGTTATCAGATTCAATGAATATTTTAAGAAGAAGGAACAGTTGGAAAACCTAAATTGAAGATAAGTTATTTTATgagttaaattattaaatttacgcAAGTTGAtgttgtgttttatttattacccaaaaaattttcccctatattatttttcttatttcaaagttgtcaAACTAATTTTTGACACTCTGTATGAAAAAAAAGGTAAGTAATTTACATTCTGTTGTTACTTTTAAGTGccgaatttcaaatttatgtcaaaatttgacatttttactCGCCTTGTACGAgtaatttttgataacttaACACAGAAATTGGATTTTATTCTAGTTTCTTTCGATTTTTCGATAattctaatagtttcgccgtaatcggcaatcaaaagttgaaaaaaagtgaaaatggatttttttttgcgtttttctcggaaactgtaagacttagagcaacgatcaaaaaaccatctgatagcgcttaattttatctattttttcgactaaacccggagccgctccgggtaacggttccggctacagaggcgatcaaagtttttcactaaaaaaattcataaaaaaaaaactaaaagtcgtagagcaatgcggtttgttcggttgaattctacggctcattttacataatatattattttttcacaagaataacaatatttattattctcCAACTATTCGGGGATGTTGCCTTagaattgaaaaatgtaaaaaattacgcTGCTAGCTGAAAACTGTGctcaaaaaagataaaaataaacgcaGGCgcgaaaatttgaatttgaaattaattctttaaatatCTCGGAAACTAAGCGTTGGGTGCAATTTTGTCATATGAGAGAAAAGATGCATCTTGATGTAATCTAAACGACGGTCTagttaaaattgtaattttcgatAGTTATTTTGCTATCTTTCTAAGGAGCCACAAAAGACctacacatttttgtgtttttgtaatgTCCAGTTCAGGCGGTGAAGTTTGAGGGGTCACTCGATTGGGTTTGCATTAGTTTGAAAAACCCacccttaatttttttttcaatttttgtaattactttttctactttggGGGACTGTTTGCAGTGGAGAATAAGTTGGTagtagtttaaaaattttcggtTAATTAGGAATAGAGATatgggttttattttttgaagggttgttttttatgaaagtggcTTAATGTGATTTAAATCtccgttttttgttttattttgtctgtTGTTACTGTAATTCTACGACCTTGTTAAAAGTCCTCAATAACGTAAAAAAAACGGAATTTCCGCCCCACCAAAAACTAAGggtaagtttatttttgtgtttgtatgATGGCTGTAAAGGTCTTATTGCACAATCGTAAAAAGTgggacttaaaaaaaaaaaaaaaaaaaggagaaaggGGGTGAATTACATACAGTCTATTCAATATTTATGGCTTTgcatatgtcttaacaacccacaaaagttgtttttagtccacaaaaagtccatatgttcgatttttagaagtttgatttttcaattttcgtcgcaatttttgtcgattttgggtacccggaacttttgtcaagcaatagctccggaactatcagagataaccccatgaagtgtattatcgttggaaagctctttaaattatctatctttttcaaaaaaaattattgttctccgactaatagttttcgagcaaattggagacaaatgcaaaaattgggaaaattttaaaaaattcataactaaaaaactattgggaatttggcaattttctcgatgccaatcgattccccggatcattttgcataggtatggatcaaaatagttccactttttcgaatagtttagccagaaatgagaaaataaaaaaaattaaaaaaaagttaacaccccccccttaaaatcggtcaatttttaaagtgtctctaaatcaactaaaaccgattctatcttatagattttgatgttctctttccgatctaaaaaagcgttttctcctagctcttttagtttggccgtaatcggcgtttgaaaattgaaaaattttttgcgagatatcgccttgagtcctatgccattttgtagagttttttattccggttgtcctccatttttccgtttctcgataactctaatagtttcgccgtaattagcggttgaaaattgaaaaaaagtgaaaatggaaacctttttttgcgtttttctcggaaactgtaagacttagagcaacgaacaaaaaaccatctgatagcgcttaattttatctattttttcgactaaacccggagccgctccgggtaacggttccggctacagaggcgatcaaagtttttcactaaaaaaattcataaaaaaaaaactaaaagtcgtagagcaatgcggtttgttcggttgaattctacggctcattttacataatatatcaatttttcacaagaattaaaaatttaaaaatttttgcctaaatttagggtagccatttgtcatagtgaaaaattttattcattaaaaaaattcataactcggaaactaaaagtcatagagcaatgcggtttgttccattgaattcagcggctcattttctgtattataccaacttttcacgagatttaaaattttcaatttttttgctaaaatttcttgcgtaattcttacttaccttcaaagaggtgaaaaaaaaaattttttttaaactcactccagtaaatttttatggacttctacatgtcttaacaacccacaaaagttgtttttagtctacaaaaagtccatatgttcgatttttagaagtttgatttttcaattttcgtcgcaatttttgtcgattttgggtacccggaacttttgtcaagcaatagctccggaactatcagagataaccccatgaagtgtattatcgttggaaagctctttaaattatctatctttttcaaaaaaaattattgttctccgactaatagttttcgagcaaattggagacaaatgcaaaaattgggaaaattttaaaaaattcataactaaaaaactattgggaatttggcaattttctcgatgccaatcgattccccggatcattttgcataggtatggatcaaaatagttccactttttcgaatagtttagccagaaatgagaaaataaaaaaaattaaaaaaaagttaacaccccccccttaaaatcggtcaatttttaaagtgtctctaaatcaactaaaaccgattctatcttatagattttgatgttctctttccgatctaaaaaagcgttttctcctagctcttttagtttggccgtaatcggcgtttgaaaattgaaaaattttttgcgagatatcgccttgagtcctatgccattttgtagagttttttattccggttgtcctccatttttccgtttctcgataactctaatagtttcgccgtaattagcggttgaaaattgaaaaaaagtgaaaatggaaacctttttttgcgtttttctcggaaactgtaagacttagagcaacgaacaaaaaaccatctgatagcgcttaattttatctattttttcgactaaacccggagccgctccgggtaacggttccggctacagaggcgatcaaagtttttcactaaaaaaattcataaaaaaaaaactaaaagtcgtagagcaatgcggtttgttcggttgaattctacggctcattttacataatatatcaatttttcacaagaattaaaaatttaaaaatttttgcctaaatttagggtagccatttgtcatagtgaaaaattttattcattaaaaaaattcataactcggaaactaaaagtcatagagcaatgcggtttgttccattgaattcagcggctcattttctgtattataccaacttttcacgagatttaaaattttcaatttttttgctaaaatttcttgcgtaattcttacttaccttcaaagaggtgaaaaaaaaaattttttttaaactcactccagtaaatttttatggacttctacatgtcttaacaacccacaaaagttgtttttagtccacaaaaagtccatatgttcgatttttagaagtttgatttttcaattttcgtcgcaatttttgtcgattttgggtacccggaacttttgtcaagcaatagctccggaactatcagagataaccccatgaagtatattatcgttggaaagctctttaaattatctatctttttcaaaaaaaattattgttctccgactaatagttttcgagcaaattggagacaaatgcaaaaattgggaaaattttaaaaaattcataactaaaaaactattgggaatttggcaattttctcgatgccaatcgattccccggatcattttgcataggt
This window harbors:
- the eas gene encoding ethanolamine kinase 2 — protein: MEEKIPHLSLHVNEDDINAGAARVLAAIRPHWGRRVDFKLLTDGITNKLVGCRGEEGETVLVRVYGNKTDLLIDRKAETRNILLLSRLRLAPSLYATFENGLAYEYVPGCTLSPTMAKNPKIAHLVASHMGKLHKVQVPDISNPQPLLWPKIRSFLDLVPEQFSDITKNERYHKIGAPTKMQLEQEFSFLQRNLSMEKCPIVFCHNDLLLGNVIYNSEKDQVTFIDYEYANYNYQAFDIANHFLEFAGVENVDYGNYPTREFQIFWLGCYLNEFQPDASQSQLELLLNQVDKFTLASHLFWGIWALIQTEHSDIAFDFLGYAVIRFNEYFKKKEQLENLN